From a region of the Calliphora vicina chromosome 4, idCalVici1.1, whole genome shotgun sequence genome:
- the LOC135956784 gene encoding probable cytochrome P450 28d1 gives MYGLLQFILLIVSLILSVILGLYVYLTWHFDYWVKRKIPGPKPRVLCGTFPGTIDGKRNFIYDLDEIYRQFKNKSNFVGVFMTRSPQIMIIDPELCKEILITNFKCFQENESSIRTDRIREPISGSNPFVLPFDEWKVKRAEIVPGVTSSKIKGMFPIINSICTKFKQYLKTGIQNGITTIDAKEVALKYTGDVVADLVWGIDADNLSTSQDVSQHKTSIYHMSKVMINQNFHAFNYYFLARIFPIIRRFYYVRFFPELTDRYFMKLSHSAVELRQAQKNNSRQDFLQYMVELKNKKNISDTQLTAHNLTFLFDGFETSATLISHCLLLLARYPLAQQKLRQELQEHFALHSSLNFDDLIKLPYLEQCVAETLRIFTPLPFMAKVCTQPCEFANNDGVSLQIQPGDICLISLHSMHHDEEFFPQPEEFMPERFAEEHGGTKKYKDMGVYLPFGDGPRICLGMKFALTQAKAAIVEVIKHFELTVNERTRKDNYQSADSFMSGLDGGIFLDVKEL, from the exons ATGTACGGATTATTACAGTTTATTTTGCTTATAGTCAGTTTAATTTTAAGCGTAATTTTGGGACTTTATGTGTATTTAACATGGCATTTCGATTATTGGGTTAAACGAAAAATTCCTGGACCCAAGCCCAGGGTATTGTGTGGTACTTTTCCGGGTACAATAGATGGTAAAAGGAATTTTATATATGATTTGGATGAAATTTATAG acagtttaaaaacaaatcaaattttgtGGGTGTTTTTATGACTAGAAGTCCCCAGATCATGATCATTGATCCGGAATTGTGTAAAgagattttaataacaaatttcaagtgtTTTCAAGAAAATGAATCTTCTATACGG ACGGATCGCATTAGAGAACCCATATCGGGTAGTAATCCCTTTGTTTTACCCTTCGATGAGTGGAAAGTTAAAAGGGCTGAAATTGTACCAGGAGTAACCTCATCTAAG ATAAAAGGCATGTTCCCGATTATTAATAGTATTTgtactaaatttaaacaatacttGAAAACTGGGATACAAAATGGTATCACGACCATTGACGCCAAAGAG GTGGCCTTAAAATACACAGGAGATGTGGTGGCCGATTTAGTATGGGGCATAGATGCCGACAATTTGTCAACTAGCCAAGACGTTTCACAGCATAAAACCTCCATATACCATATGTCTAAAGTGATGATTAACCAAAATTTCCATGCTTTCAACTACTATTTCCTGGCTAGAATATTTCCCATCATAAGACGCTTCTACTATGTGCGCTTCTTTCCAGAGTTAACAGATCGTTACTTTATGAAACTTTCCCATTCTGCTGTAGAGCTACGCCAGGctcaaaaaaataattccaGACAAGATTTTCTGCAATATATGGTAgagttgaaaaacaaaaaaaacatctcaGATACACAATTAACGGCTCACAATTTAACTTTTCTGTTTGATGGTTTTGAGACATCGGCCACTTTAATCAGTCATTGTTTGTTGTTG CTGGCCCGTTATCCTTTAGCCCAGCAAAAGTTAAGGCAGGAGCTGCAGGAACATTTTGCCTTACActcaagtttaaattttgatgaTTTGATAAAACTTCCCTATTTGGAACAATGTGTAGCAG AAACTCTACGTATTTTTACTCCTTTACCGTTTATGGCCAAAGTCTGCACACAACCTTGTGAATTTGCAAACAATGATGGTGTTTCCCTTCAAATACAACCTGGAGATATTTGTCTCATTTCCCTGCACTCCATGCATCATGACGAAGAGTTTTTCCCCCAACCGGAGGAGTTTATGCCAGAACGTTTTGCCGAGGAGCATGGTGGCACAAAGAAGTACAAAGACATGGGTGTTTACTTGCCATTTGGCGATGGTCCAAGGATATGTTTAG GTATGAAATTTGCTTTAACTCAAGCCAAAGCAGCCATTGTGGAggtaattaaacattttgaattaaCGGTTAATGAAAGAACGCGCAAAGATAATTATCAGTCTGCTGATTCCTTTATGAGTGGTTTGGATGGTGGCATATTCCTTGATGTGAAAGAGTTATAA